In the genome of Heliomicrobium gestii, the window GCTTTCCGGATGGCCCGCAAGGCACGATGGGCCTTCGGATCGGTGCTTTCTGTGCGAAAGGCGCTGACCAGTTGGTCCATGGAGATGAAGCGCACCTTGTAGCCCTTGTCTACGGCAGCGCCGCCAATGGCAACGGAGAGATGCGTCTTTCCTGTGCCGGGAGGTCCGAGAAAAAACACGTTGAAGGCATCATCGATCCACTGCATGGTCGTCAACTGTTGGATGTGCCGCTTTGAGATGGCGGCTTGAAAGGCAAAGTCAAAGTCCTCCAGGGTGCGCACGTAGGGAAAGCCGGCTTGGCGAAGGCGGGATTCCATCGCCTTGTTCTCT includes:
- a CDS encoding ATP-binding protein, which translates into the protein MESRLRQAGFPYVRTLEDFDFAFQAAISKRHIQQLTTMQWIDDAFNVFFLGPPGTGKTHLSVAIGGAAVDKGYKVRFISMDQLVSAFRTESTDPKAHRALRAIRKADLVIIDELGFLPITRTEANQFFQLVNDLYQRTSIIITSNKSFEEW